In Gopherus flavomarginatus isolate rGopFla2 chromosome 1, rGopFla2.mat.asm, whole genome shotgun sequence, a single genomic region encodes these proteins:
- the RNF149 gene encoding E3 ubiquitin-protein ligase RNF149 produces the protein MLCRARLTLLAAALLALGVPRGGAARLLEWYAAWVNTAYTEPLSNRTVRGMAESGRYGDSSPKESAQGLVGIPRGASARHMEGCASDTDYDVPLPPGSRGPPSGEPPPPWIALVARGGCTFKDKVTNAARKRAVAVVIYNEPRFGNATVSMSHLGTGNTVVIMVGYPKGIEILEPVRRGIPVKMTIGVGTRHVQEYISGQSVVFVAIAFITMMIISLAWLLFYYVQRFLYTGSQFGSQGHRKETKKVISQLQLHTVKHGDKGLDVDAENCAVCIENYKPKDIVRILPCKHIFHRTCIDPWLLDHRTCPMCKLDVIKALGYWGDPEDALEVAIPESISGSVSVGSLSIALQEDDRNEVSDLSASSTNESVLQCNSLKEDAGETTALLDMDGSDSRHGEHLSNGNSR, from the exons ATGCTGTGCCGTGCCCGCCTGACGCTGCTGGCGGCGGCGCTGCTGGCGCTGGGGGTCCCGCGCGGCGGCGCCGCCCGCCTCCTGGAGTGGTACGCGGCGTGGGTCAACACCGCCTACACCGAGCCGCTCAGCAACCGCACGGTGCGGGGCATGGCCGAGAGCGGCCGCTACGGGGACAGCTCCCCCAAGGAGAGCGCGCAGGGCCTGGTGGGCATCCCCCGCGGCGCCTCCGCCCGCCACATGGAGGGCTGCGCCTCGGACACCGACTACGATGTGCCCCTGCCGCCGGGGAGCCGCGGCCCGCCCAGCGGGGAGCCGCCGCCGCCCTGGATCGCGCTGGTGGCCCGCGGGGGCTGCACCTTCAAGGACAAAGTCACCAACGCGGCCCGGAAGCGGGCGGTGGCCGTGGTGATCTACAACGAGCCCCGCTTCGGCAACGCCACCGTCTCCATGTCCCATCTCG GAACAGGCAATACAGTGGTAATTATGGTTGGATATCCAAAAGGGATAGAAATTTTGGAACCAGTACGCAGAGGGATTCCAGTAAAAATGACTATTGGTGTTGGCACAAGACATGTGCAAGAATATATCAGTGGACAGTCAGTTGTGTTTGTAGCCATCGCTTTTATCACCATGATGATTATCTCACTAGCCTGGCTCTTATTTTACTATGTACAACGTTTTCTATATACTGGGTCACAATTTGGAAGCCAG GGCCACAGAAAAGAAACCAAGAAAGTGATCAGCCAGCTTCAGTTGCATACTGTGAAGCATGGAGACAAG GGTTTAGATGTTGATGCAGAAAATTGTGCTGTGTGCATTGAAAACTATAAACCGAAAGATATTGTCCGAATTCTGCCATGCAA GCATATCTTTCATAGGACCTGCATTGACCCCTGGCTGTTGGACCACAGAACTTGTCCAATGTGTAAACTAGATGTCATCAAAGCTCTGGGATATTGG GGTGACCCTGAAGATGCACTTGAAGTTGCAATACCTGAATCGATAAGTGGCAGTGTATCAGTAGGAAGTTTGAGTATTGCTTTACAAGAAGATGATAGAAATGAAGTAAGCGATTTGTCAGCCTCCTCAACTAATGAATCTGTGTTACAGTGTAACAGTTTAAAAGAGGATGCAGGTGAAACCACAGCATTACTTG ACATGGATGGCAGTGATAGTCGGCATGGAGAACATCTGTCTAATGGAAATTCCCGCTGA